In Saccharicrinis fermentans DSM 9555 = JCM 21142, a genomic segment contains:
- a CDS encoding bacteriohemerythrin yields MKFQHVSIQKKIMYGLGMILVICMIAFVTTILSVARLSENVTKNFKDKDLKENLTHAYLDHMIWVNKVNEIFTDSTVDHIQVQIDAHQCAFGQWYDGNKEMIAYAYPEIAPLLEGVEKPHQALHRSVMTLNNILEENAEDKFIRLQYAYENETARAIDEVTDNFDVILQKVDAVSISNQEVLKIGKQIDLTLMITTIILLLVIVGIIYWVVQTISKPIKSLLPYFLNISNGILGQKSSIKGRDEIGQLGMAFNRMNEKLNHIVDEINNSAEQIVTGSTEISAASQTLSLGAADQVQSAENISSAIEEMTASIGVAKDNADQTMSRFVQAEKEMEQMHSASIDSEEAIELIHEKINIINAIAQQTNILALNAAVEAARAGEHGKGFAVVASEVRKLAENSKKAAVEMNVLSQKTLDVTHYSRAISEKLSVSFQKCVDLVNGVGTALRELNSGARLINDATTQMNIITQRTSASSEELAASSEEFTSQAEALKETISFFSNGQADGQGDVIREELIAWGPQFYIGLKTIDEQHKVLVDLINLTYSYFGKGSSKAKYKKVFKELLDYTVYHFGVEEKYFEAFGYEYSDAHKANHEEFIEKIRNFKNEFEAGDATVSFEIIEYLKNWLLEHILEKDKKYVAFLKKNGVQ; encoded by the coding sequence ATGAAATTTCAGCATGTTAGCATCCAAAAAAAAATCATGTATGGTTTAGGCATGATTCTGGTCATATGTATGATTGCTTTTGTAACGACCATCTTGTCAGTAGCCCGCTTAAGTGAAAATGTCACTAAAAACTTCAAAGACAAAGATTTAAAAGAGAATTTGACACATGCCTACCTCGATCACATGATTTGGGTGAATAAGGTAAATGAGATTTTTACAGACTCTACTGTGGATCATATCCAGGTACAGATAGATGCGCATCAATGTGCGTTTGGACAATGGTATGATGGGAATAAAGAGATGATTGCATATGCATATCCTGAAATAGCGCCTCTGCTGGAAGGCGTTGAGAAACCGCACCAAGCATTGCATAGGTCCGTCATGACCCTTAACAATATATTGGAAGAGAATGCCGAGGATAAGTTCATCCGTTTGCAATATGCTTATGAAAATGAGACGGCGCGCGCAATAGATGAGGTGACGGATAATTTTGATGTGATTCTTCAAAAGGTGGATGCGGTAAGTATTAGTAATCAGGAAGTGTTGAAAATCGGAAAACAGATAGACCTAACCTTAATGATTACCACCATCATATTGCTTTTGGTTATTGTAGGTATTATTTACTGGGTTGTTCAAACCATCAGCAAACCTATCAAAAGCCTGCTTCCTTATTTTTTGAATATTTCAAATGGTATTTTAGGTCAGAAATCATCCATTAAAGGTAGAGATGAAATAGGTCAATTGGGAATGGCTTTTAATCGCATGAATGAGAAATTGAATCATATTGTTGATGAGATTAATAATAGCGCCGAGCAGATTGTAACCGGAAGTACTGAGATCAGTGCCGCTTCTCAAACACTTTCCTTGGGAGCTGCTGATCAAGTGCAAAGTGCCGAAAATATTTCTTCTGCCATTGAGGAAATGACCGCAAGTATTGGAGTGGCAAAAGACAATGCTGATCAAACCATGTCTCGTTTTGTTCAGGCCGAAAAGGAGATGGAACAAATGCATTCGGCCAGTATTGATAGTGAAGAAGCCATTGAGTTGATCCATGAAAAGATTAATATTATTAATGCGATTGCCCAACAAACCAATATCTTGGCCTTGAATGCTGCCGTGGAGGCAGCCAGAGCCGGAGAGCATGGTAAAGGCTTTGCTGTGGTGGCTTCAGAGGTTCGTAAACTGGCCGAAAATAGTAAAAAAGCAGCTGTGGAGATGAATGTACTGTCGCAAAAAACATTGGATGTGACACATTACTCGCGTGCGATTTCAGAGAAGCTTTCTGTTAGTTTTCAGAAATGTGTTGATTTGGTAAATGGCGTAGGAACAGCTTTGAGAGAACTGAATAGTGGCGCCCGACTAATTAACGATGCTACTACTCAAATGAATATAATTACCCAGCGCACTTCTGCATCCTCTGAAGAGCTGGCTGCGTCCTCGGAGGAATTTACCAGTCAGGCTGAGGCTCTAAAAGAAACCATCTCCTTTTTTAGTAACGGACAAGCGGATGGACAAGGGGATGTAATACGTGAGGAACTTATTGCATGGGGACCACAATTTTATATTGGATTAAAAACCATAGATGAGCAGCATAAGGTGCTTGTTGATTTAATTAACCTTACTTATAGCTATTTTGGTAAAGGAAGTAGTAAGGCTAAGTATAAAAAGGTATTTAAAGAATTGCTGGATTATACCGTGTACCATTTTGGAGTGGAAGAAAAATATTTTGAAGCGTTTGGCTACGAGTATAGTGATGCACACAAAGCAAATCATGAAGAGTTTATTGAGAAGATAAGAAATTTTAAAAATGAGTTTGAAGCAGGAGATGCTACCGTTTCTTTTGAAATCATCGAATACCTGAAAAACTGGCTGTTGGAGCATATTTTGGAGAAAGATAAAAAGTATGTGGCCTTTCTGAAGAAAAATGGCGTGCAGTAG
- a CDS encoding MBOAT family O-acyltransferase, which produces MENIIGILKYDPQSSFVFTHYLFWVFFGVVLLGNALLFNRSVLRNAFLFVASIFFYYKAGGYYFFLLLFSTIVDYCIGLGIGSSKKQRVRKFLLVLSLVVNLSVLAYFKYAYFFAELLFQLFGLKVNVVNYFSLITNAFFKTGLATSHILLPVGISFFTFQTISYSVDVYRNRIKPVRNMLDFGFYVSFFPQLVAGPIVRAWEFIPQLHQKYVLSEKRFWWAVWLILGGLFKKMVISDHLSVNLVDRVFDAPMMYSGVELLMGAYAYTLQIYCDFSGYTDIAIGVALILGFKLPNNFNLPYVATSVTDFWRRWHISLSSWLRDYLYIPLGGNRHGTIRRGLNLMITMLLGGLWHGAGWLFVIWGALHGLALLIEKMMLGVFKKVNFKMPKFIAFLLTFHFIVFTWVVFRSPDMETLRLFLMRLTSAFLIYNPSELFHAYASVLFVIFLGYMLHWLPSELERLIKYNLIRANVVIKMIVVVVFSVIIYQFSLMDIKPFIYFRF; this is translated from the coding sequence TTGGAAAATATTATTGGAATATTAAAATATGACCCTCAGTCAAGTTTTGTTTTTACGCATTATTTGTTTTGGGTGTTCTTTGGCGTCGTATTGTTGGGTAATGCACTCTTGTTCAATCGCAGTGTTTTACGCAATGCATTTCTTTTTGTGGCCAGTATCTTTTTTTACTACAAAGCCGGAGGGTATTACTTTTTTTTATTGTTGTTCTCAACCATTGTTGATTATTGTATCGGGCTGGGGATTGGTAGTTCAAAGAAACAAAGGGTGCGGAAGTTTTTGTTGGTACTGAGCCTGGTAGTCAATCTTAGTGTGTTGGCATATTTTAAATATGCATATTTTTTTGCAGAGCTTTTATTTCAGCTTTTTGGACTAAAGGTGAATGTGGTCAATTATTTCTCGCTAATTACCAATGCTTTTTTTAAAACCGGACTGGCGACGAGTCATATATTGCTTCCAGTGGGTATTTCTTTTTTTACTTTTCAAACCATTAGTTATTCGGTGGATGTTTATAGGAATAGAATAAAGCCGGTAAGAAATATGTTGGATTTTGGTTTTTATGTGTCTTTTTTTCCCCAACTGGTGGCTGGACCCATTGTTAGAGCTTGGGAGTTTATACCGCAATTGCATCAAAAGTATGTGCTGTCCGAAAAGAGATTCTGGTGGGCTGTGTGGTTAATATTGGGCGGTCTGTTCAAAAAAATGGTTATTTCTGATCATCTGTCTGTCAACTTGGTAGATCGTGTTTTTGATGCCCCCATGATGTATAGCGGTGTAGAGCTTCTTATGGGTGCCTATGCTTATACCTTACAAATATATTGTGATTTTTCAGGATATACCGATATTGCCATTGGTGTGGCTCTTATATTGGGATTTAAATTACCCAATAATTTTAACCTTCCTTATGTGGCTACATCTGTTACCGATTTTTGGAGGAGATGGCATATCTCCTTGTCGTCGTGGCTGCGTGATTATTTGTATATACCATTGGGCGGAAATAGACACGGAACCATTCGTAGAGGATTAAACCTGATGATTACGATGCTCCTGGGAGGACTCTGGCATGGTGCCGGATGGTTGTTTGTTATTTGGGGCGCCTTGCATGGATTGGCCCTGTTGATTGAAAAAATGATGTTGGGGGTTTTTAAAAAAGTAAACTTTAAAATGCCCAAATTTATAGCTTTTTTACTTACTTTTCATTTCATAGTTTTTACATGGGTCGTATTTCGATCGCCCGATATGGAGACTTTGCGATTGTTTCTTATGCGCCTGACCTCTGCCTTTTTAATCTATAATCCCAGTGAATTATTTCATGCATATGCAAGTGTTTTGTTTGTGATCTTTTTGGGGTATATGCTTCACTGGTTACCTTCGGAATTGGAACGATTAATAAAATACAACCTTATTAGGGCAAATGTTGTTATAAAGATGATTGTTGTCGTTGTTTTTTCAGTAATTATTTACCAATTTAGCTTAATGGATATAAAACCATTTATATATTTCAGGTTTTAA
- a CDS encoding zinc metallopeptidase — MYDPFLLLIFGAFFLLSWIVSSRLKSKFKKYAKIPMSYGMTGRDVAEKMLKDNGIYDVKVVSVPGKLTDHYNPANRTVNLSPEVYSGQGVSSAAVAAHECGHAVQHAQGYAPLEMRSALVPIQNISGSVLNIIFMVMIFGAFLLPGLLPYKLALQIIIMCYSVFTLFAFVTLPVEINATQRALTWLDSSGVATGAVHDKAKDALKWAAYTYVVAALSSLVTLLYYVLRYVGMDD, encoded by the coding sequence ATGTATGATCCATTTTTATTATTGATTTTTGGAGCTTTCTTCCTGTTGAGCTGGATAGTAAGCTCGAGATTGAAATCGAAGTTTAAAAAGTATGCAAAAATTCCTATGTCGTATGGAATGACCGGAAGAGACGTTGCTGAGAAAATGTTAAAGGATAATGGTATTTACGATGTAAAAGTGGTGTCTGTTCCTGGTAAGCTGACGGATCATTATAATCCGGCCAATAGAACGGTTAATCTGAGTCCGGAAGTGTATTCAGGACAGGGGGTTTCTTCTGCTGCTGTGGCGGCGCATGAATGTGGTCATGCAGTGCAACATGCACAAGGTTATGCACCTCTTGAGATGCGTTCTGCATTGGTGCCCATACAGAATATTAGCGGAAGCGTACTGAATATTATTTTTATGGTAATGATATTTGGTGCTTTTTTACTTCCGGGACTATTGCCTTACAAGTTGGCATTGCAGATTATTATTATGTGTTATTCGGTATTTACTTTGTTTGCCTTTGTTACTCTACCCGTTGAAATTAATGCAACACAACGGGCATTGACTTGGTTAGATAGCAGTGGGGTAGCTACCGGTGCTGTGCATGATAAAGCCAAAGATGCTTTAAAATGGGCAGCTTATACTTATGTGGTGGCTGCTTTGTCATCCTTGGTTACCTTATTGTATTACGTGTTGAGGTACGTAGGCATGGATGATTAG
- a CDS encoding nucleotide sugar dehydrogenase has product MLDKLLAKETKLSVIGLGYVGLPIALEFSKKMKVIGFDIKQDRIDLMKQGIDPSKELNKTDFDGCDIEFTNHIEDVRKATFHVVAVPTPINEHNLPNLNPLLSATRTVGKALKKGDIVVFESTVYPGCTEEDCVPILEQESGLKFGIDFKVGYSPERINPGDKEHTLTKILKIVSGSDSESLDTIAKVYESIIKAGIHKASSIKVAEAAKIIENTQRDVNIALMNELSLIFDRMNINTYEVLEAAGTKWNFLKFFPGLVGGHCIGVDPYYLTYKANALGYHSKIIDSGRVINDSMGSYVAETTIKKLIRKGHNVNGAKILIMGATFKENVSDIRNSKVADVYNELVSFSAHVDVVDPYANSQELLEEYGYELIPEICDKYEAVILAVNHKEYLKLDESYFKKITKKDAVFVDIKGVFRGKINELEYWSL; this is encoded by the coding sequence ATGTTAGATAAACTATTAGCCAAAGAAACTAAACTATCAGTCATAGGATTAGGGTATGTGGGCTTACCCATCGCACTGGAGTTTTCAAAGAAAATGAAGGTCATCGGGTTCGACATCAAACAAGATAGAATTGACTTGATGAAACAAGGCATCGACCCCAGCAAGGAATTAAACAAAACAGATTTTGATGGTTGCGATATTGAATTCACAAATCATATTGAGGATGTAAGAAAAGCTACTTTTCACGTAGTGGCTGTCCCTACACCAATTAACGAACACAACCTACCCAATCTGAACCCACTACTCAGTGCTACACGCACTGTTGGGAAAGCATTAAAAAAAGGAGATATCGTTGTTTTTGAATCCACCGTTTATCCCGGTTGCACTGAAGAAGACTGCGTACCCATCCTGGAACAAGAGTCAGGTCTTAAATTCGGTATCGACTTTAAAGTAGGTTACTCTCCAGAGAGGATTAATCCCGGCGACAAGGAACACACCTTAACCAAGATTCTTAAAATAGTTTCCGGCAGCGATTCCGAATCACTCGACACCATAGCCAAGGTATACGAATCTATAATTAAAGCAGGCATACACAAGGCCAGCTCTATAAAAGTAGCGGAAGCAGCAAAAATTATAGAAAACACACAGCGCGATGTAAACATTGCACTGATGAACGAGCTCTCGTTGATTTTTGACCGCATGAATATCAACACCTACGAAGTATTGGAGGCGGCAGGCACCAAGTGGAACTTCTTAAAATTCTTCCCTGGGCTCGTTGGTGGCCATTGTATTGGTGTGGACCCCTATTACCTGACTTATAAAGCCAATGCCTTAGGATACCACTCTAAGATTATTGATAGCGGAAGGGTGATTAATGATTCTATGGGTAGCTATGTGGCAGAAACCACCATCAAAAAACTCATCAGAAAAGGGCACAACGTTAATGGAGCCAAGATATTAATCATGGGTGCTACCTTCAAAGAAAATGTAAGTGACATCCGCAATTCCAAAGTAGCTGATGTATACAACGAGCTGGTTTCATTCAGTGCCCATGTAGACGTGGTCGATCCCTATGCCAATTCCCAGGAACTACTTGAAGAATATGGCTATGAATTAATCCCGGAAATATGCGACAAGTATGAAGCAGTCATATTGGCCGTTAACCACAAAGAATATCTAAAACTGGACGAATCATACTTTAAAAAGATCACCAAAAAAGATGCGGTCTTTGTGGACATCAAGGGCGTATTCCGCGGAAAAATAAACGAACTGGAATACTGGAGCCTCTAA
- a CDS encoding ligand-binding sensor domain-containing protein — MKLKFVHIVFVVFLLPCVLNGQHHFFRQYSLEEGLPQSEVNDIAEDQFGYLWLGTNGGGLCRFNGMHFDVLTKKDGLLEDLVMGLYSDNNYDLWIGSPKGVIKYNGKDFKYYLKSDTAIFQDRMQFMEMMDGSVWLMARSVSGEKVIYRFREGEVTDFTRENKAFFKDKTIFYMSKSGPKKMMIATDKGVCEIENNQVTLSHMQETYGLEDKILIPLLQDKYRNQWVLAFGKGDGTQNLLVLGLNGDVKDIDWPKEIPLDRVFRAYEDRDGGVWVAVSSGGIVWFHDDKIKLFNNSNGLKTSLVTSLGEDREGNMWFGTSGSGVFKYGGDKFVSFNEESGLGGNIVRSIFQDSEGKVYLGDDNNTISVFDGEKVELLQASADAKMAQARSMLELKNGNVLVATVGGLYEYDHKRFISVGEKYGLDPQTPVVDMIQQGDTIWMGIYGKGLFKYVPGQLSHWFTPANSGLVSPFITNLFVDSKQNIWISTTKGVFKYDHIHFVHFSDVNQLNSSWVLQTAEDKVGNIWFATFTGGLNRYDGQRFTYFDSSTGVRSDNVYSVIADAEGNIWAGTQNGVDKLTLDQTGELVSIQNYDKDDGFIGVENNGGCNLLDRDGKLWFGTIKGAMVYNPDAERPNYLEPPIYLRDILLNFQKPNWDSDSIQAEYDSISAWFSLPQNLSLPYNRSHLAFVFDGLSYAVPEKIKYKWKLEPLEEEWSPVNDFNMAFYPGLSPGKYTFKVLACNNDGVWNEEGASYSFEIRPAWYQYALVRMLAIILLMGLVFWPVRVWMSKEKSLKDELEKKLSKHKRKIQQQQTEIQQQTEILDVQKKQLAYQAKSLMDSSKDIEVLSEVAHLLRFKSSLDQIAELLYQSVSKVMCTDVFSIGVFNAREKSIDFAHVYLLGERQPFVRYLIEDKGRLAVYSFSHDLDIFMRDFHKEHTLYLSEVRPVANGEETESLIYIPLRIYTEVIGVISVQSLQKDAYSPYHFHFMKNVGVYASMAIGNALQFAKE; from the coding sequence ATGAAGTTAAAGTTTGTACATATTGTTTTTGTTGTTTTTTTGTTGCCTTGTGTTCTCAATGGGCAGCATCATTTTTTTCGTCAATATTCCTTGGAGGAGGGGCTCCCTCAATCCGAGGTGAATGATATTGCTGAGGATCAGTTTGGCTATTTGTGGTTGGGCACCAATGGTGGAGGCCTATGTCGTTTTAATGGTATGCACTTTGATGTGCTGACCAAAAAGGATGGGTTACTTGAAGATCTTGTGATGGGTTTGTACTCCGACAATAATTATGATTTGTGGATTGGCTCACCTAAGGGTGTGATAAAATATAATGGAAAAGATTTTAAATACTACCTGAAATCGGATACGGCTATCTTTCAGGATCGTATGCAATTTATGGAGATGATGGATGGCTCGGTATGGTTGATGGCACGCAGTGTGAGTGGAGAAAAGGTTATTTATCGTTTTAGAGAGGGTGAAGTGACTGATTTTACGCGTGAAAATAAAGCTTTTTTTAAAGATAAAACGATCTTTTATATGTCGAAATCGGGTCCAAAGAAAATGATGATAGCCACTGATAAAGGAGTTTGTGAGATTGAAAATAATCAGGTGACATTATCGCATATGCAAGAGACATACGGCCTGGAGGACAAGATATTAATTCCCTTGTTGCAGGATAAATATAGAAATCAATGGGTTCTTGCTTTTGGGAAGGGTGATGGCACGCAAAATTTGTTGGTGCTGGGATTGAATGGCGATGTTAAAGATATTGACTGGCCCAAGGAAATACCATTGGATAGGGTTTTTAGGGCCTATGAGGACAGAGATGGAGGCGTTTGGGTGGCGGTTTCTTCGGGAGGAATAGTGTGGTTTCATGACGATAAAATTAAGTTGTTTAATAATAGCAATGGACTAAAAACATCATTGGTAACTTCTTTGGGCGAAGATAGAGAGGGGAATATGTGGTTCGGAACCAGTGGATCTGGAGTCTTCAAATATGGTGGTGATAAATTTGTTTCTTTTAATGAAGAGAGCGGATTGGGTGGGAATATTGTTAGGAGTATATTTCAGGATAGCGAAGGTAAAGTTTACCTGGGCGACGACAATAATACTATTTCGGTGTTTGATGGTGAAAAAGTTGAATTGTTGCAGGCGTCGGCGGATGCTAAGATGGCACAAGCACGCAGTATGTTAGAGCTTAAGAATGGAAATGTACTTGTTGCAACCGTTGGGGGTTTGTATGAATATGATCATAAGCGTTTTATTTCTGTTGGAGAAAAGTATGGACTGGATCCGCAAACGCCTGTTGTGGATATGATACAGCAGGGTGATACCATCTGGATGGGTATATATGGTAAGGGTTTGTTTAAATATGTGCCAGGGCAGCTAAGCCACTGGTTTACTCCTGCTAACTCGGGCTTGGTGTCTCCCTTTATCACCAACTTATTTGTCGATTCCAAACAGAATATATGGATTTCAACTACCAAAGGCGTTTTTAAATACGATCATATACACTTCGTTCATTTTTCTGATGTGAACCAATTGAATTCTTCTTGGGTGTTACAAACGGCAGAGGATAAGGTAGGTAATATATGGTTTGCTACATTTACGGGTGGGTTGAATAGGTATGATGGTCAAAGGTTTACATATTTTGATTCTTCTACCGGTGTTAGGTCTGACAATGTTTATTCTGTGATTGCCGATGCCGAAGGGAATATTTGGGCAGGAACCCAAAATGGGGTGGATAAGTTAACTTTGGATCAAACAGGAGAATTGGTGTCGATACAAAACTATGATAAGGATGATGGATTTATAGGGGTTGAGAATAATGGCGGGTGTAACTTGTTGGATAGAGATGGGAAGTTGTGGTTCGGAACCATTAAAGGAGCTATGGTATATAACCCCGATGCTGAACGTCCTAATTACCTGGAACCTCCCATTTACCTGCGTGATATATTGCTTAATTTTCAGAAGCCTAATTGGGATTCGGATTCTATACAGGCTGAATATGACTCCATTAGTGCTTGGTTTTCTTTGCCGCAAAATTTGAGCTTGCCCTACAATAGAAGTCATCTGGCCTTTGTTTTTGATGGCTTGAGTTATGCCGTACCGGAGAAAATAAAGTATAAATGGAAGCTGGAACCCCTTGAGGAGGAATGGTCGCCCGTTAATGATTTTAATATGGCTTTTTATCCTGGCTTAAGTCCTGGTAAGTATACCTTTAAGGTGTTGGCATGTAATAATGATGGGGTTTGGAATGAAGAAGGTGCATCTTATTCTTTTGAAATAAGACCCGCTTGGTATCAGTATGCACTTGTTAGAATGTTGGCCATTATATTACTGATGGGATTGGTGTTTTGGCCGGTGAGAGTGTGGATGAGTAAGGAGAAGAGCCTGAAGGATGAGCTGGAGAAAAAACTGAGTAAGCATAAACGTAAAATTCAACAGCAACAAACCGAAATTCAACAGCAGACAGAGATTCTGGATGTACAAAAGAAACAGTTGGCGTATCAGGCTAAGTCGTTGATGGATAGTAGTAAGGATATTGAGGTGTTAAGTGAGGTGGCTCACTTGCTTAGGTTTAAGTCATCGCTGGATCAGATCGCAGAGTTGTTGTATCAATCTGTGTCTAAGGTGATGTGTACGGATGTGTTTTCCATTGGAGTATTCAATGCTCGTGAAAAATCTATCGATTTTGCGCATGTTTACCTCTTGGGCGAACGGCAACCTTTTGTCAGGTATCTGATAGAGGATAAAGGGCGATTGGCTGTGTATTCTTTTTCTCATGATTTGGATATCTTTATGCGTGATTTTCATAAGGAGCATACCTTGTATTTGTCTGAGGTACGACCCGTTGCCAATGGAGAGGAGACGGAGTCGTTGATCTATATTCCGCTAAGGATCTATACTGAGGTGATCGGTGTTATTTCTGTTCAAAGCTTACAGAAAGATGCTTATTCGCCATATCATTTTCATTTTATGAAAAATGTTGGAGTCTACGCTTCGATGGCCATCGGTAATGCACTGCAATTTGCTAAGGAATAA
- a CDS encoding SGNH/GDSL hydrolase family protein has product MLVLMLFGALAYFIPDEGIGLGNTGYRIRWFSVKHILDGCKSGEPMVQARSGINDSLAMGSVVAQDSALYTKIDSLSADSIGVVASLKEDSIVQKLKMQYPSSFKRMLYSFYRKIESAQEDNKVIRILHMGDSQIEGDRITKFLRERFQTNFKGSGPGLIPLYDPQKQFSSVWITNKGAWSQHEVYKYPRLIKGYQYGLMGKVVKIDSMRKSRVLVSRSYMAQPKASKFYKSRLLLKNIEKPFVVKAYWGDDLISSDSLETDDNITEVSWTFARAPRKFALDFECEQSPLFLGMSLDSLCGVAVDNISMRGQSSPRLDKTDTLLYKSMAEYMDIGLVILQYGTNMVPTITENYGFYSLTFYRQLEILKKTMPGVPVLVVGVGDVGRLKGGKAQAYSHIFKIKEAQKQAAFKAGCAFFDLFEAMGGEGSILKWVTGHPKLAMSDYTHFNRAGGKKVAAWLYKAIMSDYGDYVKNEHFVEEKQTILSSN; this is encoded by the coding sequence ATGCTTGTTCTGATGCTGTTTGGAGCTCTAGCCTATTTTATACCTGATGAAGGCATTGGTTTGGGGAATACAGGGTATCGGATACGTTGGTTTTCTGTAAAACATATATTAGACGGTTGTAAATCAGGAGAACCTATGGTGCAAGCCAGATCTGGTATTAATGATTCTCTTGCCATGGGCAGTGTTGTAGCACAGGACAGTGCTTTGTATACGAAAATAGACTCCCTAAGTGCTGATTCAATAGGTGTAGTCGCTTCTTTAAAAGAGGATTCTATTGTTCAAAAACTTAAAATGCAATATCCGTCTTCGTTTAAAAGGATGTTGTATTCTTTTTATCGGAAAATAGAATCGGCACAGGAAGATAATAAAGTGATACGGATATTGCACATGGGCGATTCGCAGATTGAAGGGGATCGTATTACTAAATTTTTACGGGAGCGTTTTCAAACTAATTTTAAAGGCTCAGGCCCTGGTCTTATACCTTTATATGATCCGCAAAAACAGTTTTCTTCGGTATGGATTACCAACAAAGGCGCCTGGAGTCAGCATGAGGTGTATAAATATCCGCGTTTAATTAAGGGATATCAATATGGATTGATGGGAAAGGTGGTGAAAATTGATTCCATGAGGAAATCCAGGGTTCTGGTGAGTAGGTCCTATATGGCTCAGCCCAAGGCTTCCAAGTTTTATAAGTCGCGCTTGTTATTGAAAAACATAGAAAAACCATTTGTGGTAAAGGCTTATTGGGGAGATGACTTGATAAGTTCCGATTCCTTGGAGACAGACGATAATATTACGGAGGTCAGTTGGACCTTTGCGCGTGCTCCTCGTAAATTTGCGCTGGACTTCGAGTGTGAGCAAAGCCCTTTGTTTCTAGGTATGAGTCTGGATAGTTTGTGTGGAGTGGCCGTGGATAATATCTCCATGCGAGGACAGTCTTCTCCCAGACTTGATAAAACAGATACTTTGCTGTATAAATCGATGGCTGAATATATGGATATTGGTCTGGTTATTTTGCAATACGGTACCAATATGGTACCTACTATTACTGAGAATTATGGTTTTTATAGCTTAACATTTTACCGTCAACTGGAGATACTCAAAAAGACGATGCCCGGGGTGCCTGTTTTAGTTGTTGGAGTTGGTGATGTGGGTAGGTTGAAAGGCGGTAAGGCGCAGGCTTATTCGCATATATTTAAGATTAAAGAAGCGCAAAAACAAGCTGCGTTTAAGGCCGGATGCGCTTTTTTTGACCTTTTTGAAGCCATGGGCGGGGAAGGATCCATATTAAAATGGGTGACTGGTCATCCTAAATTGGCCATGTCTGATTATACACACTTCAACAGGGCGGGCGGTAAAAAAGTGGCAGCTTGGTTGTATAAAGCCATCATGAGTGACTATGGTGATTATGTAAAAAATGAACATTTTGTAGAAGAAAAACAAACGATTTTAAGTTCAAATTAA